A single region of the Saprospiraceae bacterium genome encodes:
- a CDS encoding T9SS type A sorting domain-containing protein produces the protein MKKALLLFLSLLCGGWGYSQSLSLEVIATAGDHVSGSTAQMSWTLGEPVSETFAGSGSTILTQGFHQTNLLITAVEDAAVDFLVSVYPNPTAEWLTVDAPDAPAAFGLELFDAMGRPLRSLPVEQQSGKRTVDLTGFTPGMYLLRLRTEEHKTIKTFKIFKIK, from the coding sequence ATGAAGAAAGCGCTATTGTTATTTCTCAGTCTATTATGCGGTGGCTGGGGCTACAGTCAGTCGCTCAGCCTGGAGGTGATCGCCACCGCAGGCGATCATGTTAGCGGTTCCACTGCCCAGATGAGCTGGACCCTCGGGGAGCCCGTAAGCGAAACCTTTGCCGGATCGGGGTCCACCATCCTCACGCAAGGATTCCACCAAACCAACCTTTTGATCACTGCGGTGGAAGATGCTGCAGTGGATTTCCTGGTGTCGGTCTATCCCAATCCTACGGCCGAATGGCTCACTGTGGACGCACCAGACGCGCCAGCCGCTTTTGGACTAGAGTTGTTCGATGCGATGGGAAGGCCGTTGAGGTCCTTGCCGGTGGAACAACAAAGTGGAAAACGCACAGTCGACCTCACCGGCTTCACGCCCGGCATGTACCTGCTGCGCCTCCGCACTGAAGAACACAAAACCATTAAAACATTTAAGATCTTTAAAATCAAGTAA
- a CDS encoding AAA family ATPase: MFERLFAISQAALTTAPAGHIRPLFHNIDWESPLNAILGSRGVGKTSLLLQRLQQLGLPPEKALYVDLGDLYFQENRLLDFAERYAMEGGRYLFLDEVHRYGYGSWAQELKQVYDLHRTKLKVTFTGSSAIRILKQRADLSRRALQYQMTGLSFREYLLLKEGIEIEPISFADLRQNHDHIAQQIIHDILPRPVEALRHYWQEGYYPFFLEDPKGYLRRLTQAIQLVLEVDIPNVNEQGGTDYQKLGRLLYAIASSVPFKPNVSKLAARLEMGRDTLLKYLQLLEDADLILSLRQESKGIAALGKPDKVYLNNPNLLYALAPSQVEISTLRETFFYNQLHYLTQAADIAPPEIQLPKVGDFVLIDKFDRYVFEVGGPDKTRQQIGPADHHFAVIDSDLSGGQWRIPLWLFGLLY, from the coding sequence ATGTTCGAGCGCCTATTTGCAATCAGCCAAGCGGCTTTGACCACTGCTCCCGCAGGTCATATTCGCCCGCTATTTCATAACATCGATTGGGAGAGCCCCTTGAATGCCATCCTAGGTAGCCGGGGCGTAGGTAAGACTAGTCTCTTATTGCAACGGCTACAACAATTGGGGCTTCCACCTGAAAAAGCGTTGTACGTAGACCTGGGAGACCTCTACTTTCAAGAAAACCGGCTACTAGATTTCGCCGAGCGCTACGCCATGGAAGGAGGGCGCTATTTGTTTCTGGACGAGGTGCACCGCTATGGCTATGGTAGTTGGGCGCAAGAATTAAAGCAGGTCTATGACCTGCACCGCACAAAATTGAAGGTAACTTTTACCGGTTCTTCGGCGATTCGGATACTCAAGCAAAGGGCAGACCTTAGTCGGCGTGCCCTGCAATACCAGATGACTGGCTTATCCTTTCGGGAATATTTATTGCTCAAAGAAGGAATTGAAATTGAGCCAATTTCTTTTGCTGATTTACGACAAAACCACGATCATATTGCCCAGCAAATCATCCATGATATCTTGCCCCGCCCGGTAGAAGCGCTACGCCACTATTGGCAGGAGGGATATTATCCGTTTTTTCTGGAAGACCCAAAGGGTTACCTGCGTCGACTTACCCAAGCCATTCAATTGGTACTGGAGGTCGATATTCCCAATGTAAACGAGCAAGGCGGAACGGATTACCAAAAACTCGGACGACTCCTCTACGCTATCGCTTCGTCGGTCCCATTCAAACCCAATGTTAGCAAGTTGGCGGCCCGGCTGGAAATGGGCCGTGACACCCTACTCAAATACCTGCAATTGCTAGAAGATGCCGACCTTATCCTATCACTTCGACAGGAGAGCAAAGGGATTGCTGCACTCGGCAAACCGGATAAAGTTTATCTCAATAACCCCAACCTACTGTATGCCTTAGCCCCCAGCCAGGTGGAAATCAGCACGCTGCGTGAGACCTTCTTTTACAACCAATTGCACTACCTTACCCAAGCGGCCGACATCGCACCACCGGAAATTCAACTTCCCAAAGTGGGCGATTTCGTCCTGATTGACAAGTTCGACCGCTATGTCTTCGAAGTGGGTGGCCCGGATAAAACCCGACAACAAATTGGTCCCGCCGACCACCACTTTGCTGTCATTGACAGCGATTTAAGCGGTGGACAATGGCGGATTCCGTTGTGGCTGTTTGGCTTGTTGTATTGA
- a CDS encoding S41 family peptidase translates to MKKSPDFYTLLILSCLFLTLGFRTQAQSIDKHYKTEAINTLKQLMNERYVFPDVAQKTSAHLDKQLQSGQFDASEDLESFAKALTIEVQSINKDKHMRIRPMPPFQAPENTPSRMIEEHLNQLKQSRASVAGFQAIEKLDGNIGYIDLRGFYGVEVGGPMADLAMKMLATSDAMIIDLRKNGGGSPGMVQYLCSYFFDKRVHLNSLYWRQSDETQEFWTLDKVAGKKMPDVPLFILTSSRTFSGAEEFSYNMQTQKRATLVGETTGGGANPGGTFRINKDLTVFIPTGTAINPITGTNWEGVGVIPEVKTSKEDALDKAIALATEAAAAYREKTEKKVSALLQDLFKQLTSPNGEEASLASLKEGCELGILGENDINMLGYYFLQEVKNSQAAELVLKNNTLLFPSSANVFDSYGEALATNGKIAEAAKSYRKAVELAKANQDPNLELFEENLERVEGKLKKSN, encoded by the coding sequence ATGAAGAAATCACCCGACTTTTACACCCTATTGATACTAAGTTGCCTCTTTCTCACACTAGGATTTAGGACACAGGCCCAATCTATTGACAAACATTACAAAACAGAAGCGATCAACACGCTCAAGCAGTTGATGAACGAGCGTTATGTTTTCCCGGATGTAGCCCAGAAAACAAGTGCACACCTTGACAAACAGCTCCAATCTGGCCAATTCGATGCCTCCGAGGACCTGGAAAGCTTTGCCAAAGCTTTAACCATCGAGGTGCAATCCATCAACAAGGACAAGCACATGCGGATACGGCCAATGCCACCCTTCCAGGCACCAGAAAACACGCCTTCCCGGATGATCGAGGAGCATTTGAATCAACTAAAACAAAGCAGGGCCAGCGTTGCCGGATTCCAAGCCATTGAAAAACTAGATGGCAATATTGGCTACATCGATTTACGTGGCTTTTACGGTGTCGAGGTGGGCGGCCCCATGGCGGACCTCGCGATGAAGATGCTCGCTACCTCTGACGCCATGATTATTGATCTACGAAAAAACGGAGGAGGAAGCCCTGGCATGGTCCAATACCTCTGTAGTTACTTTTTTGACAAGCGCGTTCACCTCAATAGCCTTTACTGGCGACAAAGTGATGAAACCCAGGAATTCTGGACGCTCGACAAAGTAGCTGGTAAAAAAATGCCAGATGTTCCTTTATTCATCCTTACCAGTTCCCGGACTTTCTCTGGTGCAGAGGAATTCTCCTACAATATGCAAACCCAAAAAAGAGCCACCTTGGTAGGCGAAACGACTGGCGGAGGCGCCAATCCCGGCGGTACCTTTAGAATCAACAAAGACCTTACCGTTTTTATCCCTACCGGTACCGCTATTAATCCTATTACAGGTACCAATTGGGAAGGAGTTGGTGTCATCCCAGAGGTGAAGACAAGCAAAGAGGACGCCTTAGATAAAGCGATTGCCTTAGCGACAGAGGCAGCAGCAGCCTATCGAGAAAAAACCGAAAAAAAGGTCAGCGCTCTTTTGCAAGACTTATTCAAGCAGTTGACATCGCCTAATGGAGAAGAAGCTAGTCTGGCAAGCCTAAAGGAAGGATGCGAACTTGGCATATTAGGGGAGAATGACATTAATATGCTCGGCTATTACTTTCTGCAAGAAGTTAAAAATAGCCAGGCAGCAGAGCTTGTTTTGAAAAACAATACCCTTTTATTTCCTTCTTCGGCAAATGTTTTTGATAGTTATGGTGAGGCGCTAGCAACCAATGGTAAAATAGCGGAAGCAGCAAAAAGCTATAGAAAAGCGGTTGAACTCGCCAAAGCCAATCAGGACCCTAACCTGGAATTATTTGAAGAAAACCTGGAGCGGGTAGAAGGTAAGTTGAAGAAAAGTAATTAG
- the recA gene encoding recombinase RecA, producing the protein MSNDKDAKLKALQLTVDRIEKTYGKGTIMRLGDKQIIQAEIIPSGSLGLDIALGINGFPKGRVVEIYGPESSGKTTLSIHAIAECQKQGGIAAFIDAEHAFDRSYAESLGVDTDNLLISQPDNGEQALEITENLIRSGAIDIIVVDSVAALVPRSEIEGEMGDSKMGLQARLMSQAMRKLTATIGKTGACCIFINQLREKIGVMFGNPETTTGGNALKFYASIRLDIRKTGAAIKDKEGNVTGNHVKVKVVKNKLAPPFRVAEFDIVFGEGISKTGEIVDLGVDHDIIEKSGAWYAYNDAKIAQGREAAKLFLMDNPEVAKEIELKIKAKITGQGEPDAKKNGKPSRSAAEELADS; encoded by the coding sequence ATGTCAAATGATAAAGATGCTAAACTAAAAGCCCTACAACTTACCGTTGATCGTATAGAGAAAACATACGGAAAGGGCACCATTATGCGCTTGGGCGATAAACAAATTATTCAAGCAGAGATCATTCCTAGTGGTTCCTTGGGCTTGGACATTGCACTTGGCATTAATGGATTTCCCAAAGGCCGGGTGGTAGAAATTTACGGCCCTGAATCTTCTGGTAAAACCACACTTTCAATACATGCCATAGCAGAATGCCAAAAACAAGGCGGTATTGCTGCTTTTATTGATGCAGAACATGCTTTCGACCGATCGTATGCAGAATCATTAGGCGTCGATACCGACAACCTGTTGATTTCTCAGCCAGATAATGGCGAACAAGCCCTGGAGATTACAGAAAACTTGATTCGGTCAGGCGCAATTGACATTATTGTCGTGGATTCTGTAGCTGCCTTGGTGCCCAGAAGTGAGATAGAAGGAGAAATGGGAGATTCTAAAATGGGCTTACAGGCACGTTTGATGTCCCAGGCAATGAGGAAATTGACGGCAACTATTGGTAAGACAGGGGCCTGTTGTATTTTCATCAACCAGTTGAGGGAGAAAATTGGAGTGATGTTCGGAAACCCAGAGACGACAACAGGGGGTAACGCACTGAAGTTTTATGCGTCCATCCGATTAGATATTCGAAAAACAGGGGCGGCTATCAAAGATAAAGAAGGCAATGTGACGGGTAACCATGTTAAGGTTAAGGTTGTCAAAAACAAATTGGCTCCTCCTTTCCGTGTAGCAGAATTTGATATTGTCTTTGGAGAGGGTATTTCCAAAACGGGTGAGATCGTCGACCTGGGGGTAGACCACGATATTATTGAAAAAAGTGGTGCATGGTATGCCTATAATGATGCCAAAATTGCGCAGGGCCGAGAAGCTGCTAAATTATTCTTAATGGATAACCCAGAAGTAGCGAAAGAGATTGAACTAAAAATAAAGGCTAAGATAACTGGCCAAGGTGAACCTGATGCTAAAAAGAATGGCAAGCCATCGAGGTCAGCCGCCGAGGAGTTAGCTGATTCTTGA
- a CDS encoding DUF2147 domain-containing protein, whose amino-acid sequence MKKSILYTFLFLTSSLYAIAQSPVGTWKTIDDNSGEARSHVEIYEQNGRFFGKISKLLKSEPGVVCDECKGDKKDKPVLGLVIIENLQANKDYWKGGTILDPESGNDYNCSIWFEDGNTEVLKVRGKHWTGLYRTQTWYRVKG is encoded by the coding sequence ATGAAAAAGTCTATTTTATATACCTTTTTATTTTTGACATCTAGTCTATATGCCATCGCCCAATCTCCTGTTGGTACCTGGAAAACAATTGATGATAACTCTGGGGAAGCTCGTTCTCATGTGGAAATTTATGAACAAAATGGCCGGTTTTTTGGCAAAATCTCCAAATTGTTGAAAAGTGAACCAGGCGTTGTATGTGACGAATGCAAAGGAGATAAAAAAGATAAACCGGTACTTGGTTTGGTAATTATCGAAAACCTACAGGCCAATAAAGATTATTGGAAGGGAGGTACTATCCTCGATCCTGAGAGTGGTAATGATTACAACTGTAGCATCTGGTTTGAAGATGGAAATACGGAAGTATTAAAAGTTAGGGGAAAACATTGGACTGGATTGTACCGAACCCAGACTTGGTATCGGGTGAAGGGGTAA
- a CDS encoding MGMT family protein: MEKPNYYELVFEVTRLIPYGRISTYGAIADYLALGSARMVGWALNNCGEQGIPAHRVVNRKGELSGRVHFHPPSRMQELLEQEGVVVEDNCVRDFKALLWHPEELDEK, from the coding sequence ATGGAAAAACCAAATTACTACGAACTCGTCTTTGAAGTGACGCGCCTCATTCCATATGGTCGCATCAGTACTTATGGTGCCATTGCTGATTACCTGGCCTTAGGTTCTGCCCGCATGGTGGGTTGGGCATTGAATAATTGTGGCGAACAGGGGATTCCTGCTCATCGGGTGGTAAATCGCAAAGGGGAATTATCAGGGAGAGTCCACTTCCACCCGCCCAGCAGAATGCAGGAATTGCTAGAGCAAGAAGGAGTAGTTGTTGAGGACAACTGCGTAAGGGACTTTAAAGCTTTGTTGTGGCATCCCGAAGAATTGGACGAGAAATGA
- a CDS encoding N-(5'-phosphoribosyl)anthranilate isomerase, giving the protein MLKTKVKANSITNLTDARYFAAWEVEWLGFNLNQGAADYIEPTLLKAIKEWVDGVKFVGEFDLSSADEVNEIIQTLGLDAAQLGMFTPLATFQQLEYATTLFKEIVIEKETTLAAIKTHIEAFAPYVKAFVLNFDKNNISWSDAQSHNHLDVAQLTTLCQAFPIIFSLTMPPSTLIDFLAEVQPFGWSVKGGAEEKVGFKSFDELDDFFEVLEEEV; this is encoded by the coding sequence ATGTTAAAAACCAAAGTTAAAGCCAATTCAATAACAAACCTTACAGATGCGCGATATTTTGCAGCCTGGGAAGTCGAATGGTTGGGATTTAATCTGAATCAAGGGGCAGCAGACTATATTGAGCCGACGCTTCTCAAAGCCATTAAGGAGTGGGTAGATGGGGTGAAGTTTGTTGGTGAATTCGATTTATCGTCCGCTGATGAGGTGAATGAGATCATCCAAACCCTTGGGTTGGATGCGGCTCAATTGGGGATGTTCACGCCACTGGCAACTTTCCAGCAACTAGAGTATGCCACCACCTTGTTCAAAGAAATTGTCATTGAAAAAGAGACTACGCTTGCCGCAATAAAAACACACATCGAAGCTTTTGCTCCTTACGTCAAAGCTTTTGTTTTAAATTTTGATAAAAACAATATCAGTTGGTCGGACGCACAAAGTCATAACCACTTAGATGTAGCCCAACTTACGACCCTCTGCCAGGCTTTTCCAATTATCTTTAGCCTGACTATGCCGCCCAGCACCTTAATAGATTTCCTGGCCGAAGTCCAACCCTTTGGCTGGAGTGTCAAAGGCGGGGCAGAGGAAAAAGTCGGTTTTAAGTCTTTTGACGAGTTGGATGACTTCTTTGAGGTATTGGAAGAAGAGGTGTAG
- a CDS encoding FtsX-like permease family protein translates to MLSNYLTIALRNFRRQPGYTLLNVIGLTIGIASSLFILLFITEENRFDKYHAKANRIYRISSDITEPDNAFRWSVTQTPLALQLKEDYPEVEQYVRFIPNGRTNLQYKDNFFFEEKVFLVDSTVMDVFSFDFIKGEAGTALREPNSIALSESVADRIFGKNNPIGEVLKTPSDRNYKVTGVYKDMPHHSHLIANAMISANSIPGLNNPSAGSWGGFGIYTYVLLKEGADVAGFAAKLPDVVENFVAVIFDEMGIKVKYELIPLTDIHLKSNFEGEPEPLGEIGFLYIFGIVAFFMLLLACINYMNLSTARATKRALEVGVRKVLGSERKQLISQFLVESLLFTVIAIAISFVLVLVLLPLFNNTFGLELKRTLLWSKPVLLGAAGFVFLTGILAGSYPAFYLSAFQPIEVLKGSLSKGTGNPVLRKVLVAVQFAITLFMIIGTGIIYDQMNYLRTKDLGFDKEHVLTFSLQGRQAREKYPVIREKLLQNPKIKSLGTASTSPGEGAGKQVMTVESAAGTMETYGVDNYAVDFDFFSTMDIPFVAGRDYSAEFGSDSTLSVVVNEAMVKRMGWEDPIGRRIQTSGNDTLPMSKVIGVVKDFHQRSLYDPIEALLFFPRFNNGQVHVRLDPQNPTELSKTIDFINQQWQEVFPNTPFEFDFVDATFMELYEADQVRARIFTLFSLLMIVVACLGLLGLASFTAAQRTKEIGVRRVLGAKTTDIVYLLTHNFIILVAVAAIPAFVAAFYFMTQWLDTFSYHTHMNYWMYGIAFMLVVLITMATTSYHALKAASGNPVEALRYE, encoded by the coding sequence ATGTTAAGTAATTACCTTACCATTGCCTTGCGCAATTTCAGGCGACAGCCTGGTTATACCCTGCTCAATGTTATAGGCCTGACCATTGGTATTGCCTCCTCGCTTTTCATTCTTTTATTTATTACAGAAGAAAACCGTTTTGATAAGTACCATGCGAAAGCAAATCGTATCTACCGGATATCGTCCGATATTACCGAACCAGATAATGCTTTTCGATGGTCAGTGACGCAAACGCCACTTGCCCTCCAATTGAAAGAGGACTACCCTGAGGTAGAGCAGTATGTTCGGTTTATTCCAAATGGTCGAACGAATCTTCAGTACAAAGACAATTTTTTCTTTGAGGAAAAAGTGTTTTTGGTGGATTCTACCGTGATGGATGTTTTTAGTTTTGATTTTATCAAAGGAGAGGCTGGAACGGCTTTAAGAGAACCTAATTCTATTGCCTTGAGTGAATCAGTCGCCGATCGGATCTTTGGTAAAAACAACCCGATCGGAGAAGTGCTCAAGACCCCGAGCGATCGAAATTATAAAGTAACAGGTGTGTATAAAGATATGCCTCATCATTCCCATTTGATTGCCAATGCTATGATTTCCGCCAACAGCATTCCTGGTTTGAATAATCCCAGCGCGGGGAGTTGGGGTGGTTTTGGAATCTATACCTATGTATTACTCAAGGAAGGCGCTGATGTAGCTGGCTTTGCTGCCAAATTACCCGATGTGGTAGAAAACTTTGTAGCCGTTATTTTTGACGAAATGGGCATAAAGGTCAAATACGAATTGATCCCTTTGACGGATATCCATCTTAAGTCCAACTTTGAAGGAGAACCGGAGCCGCTAGGGGAGATCGGGTTTCTGTATATATTTGGAATCGTTGCTTTTTTCATGTTGTTGTTGGCTTGCATTAATTACATGAATTTATCGACGGCCCGCGCCACCAAACGAGCCTTGGAAGTAGGCGTTCGAAAGGTACTTGGATCAGAGCGAAAACAATTAATTAGCCAATTTCTGGTTGAGTCGCTGCTATTTACGGTCATCGCCATCGCCATAAGTTTTGTATTGGTCTTAGTGCTTTTACCGCTATTCAACAATACGTTTGGGCTAGAATTGAAGCGAACCCTGCTTTGGTCAAAACCGGTTTTATTAGGGGCCGCTGGTTTTGTTTTCTTAACGGGAATCCTCGCTGGTAGCTATCCCGCGTTTTACTTATCAGCCTTTCAGCCCATTGAGGTACTGAAGGGCAGTTTATCAAAAGGTACGGGCAATCCTGTCTTGCGCAAAGTATTGGTAGCTGTGCAATTTGCCATTACCTTGTTTATGATCATTGGCACTGGGATTATCTACGACCAGATGAATTACCTGCGAACCAAAGACCTCGGTTTTGATAAAGAACATGTACTGACTTTTTCATTGCAAGGCAGGCAGGCTAGGGAAAAATACCCCGTCATTCGAGAAAAATTACTTCAAAATCCCAAGATCAAATCTTTAGGTACTGCCTCCACCTCGCCGGGAGAGGGTGCTGGAAAACAAGTCATGACGGTAGAAAGTGCAGCAGGTACCATGGAAACATATGGGGTGGATAATTATGCCGTAGATTTTGACTTTTTTTCTACCATGGATATACCTTTTGTAGCTGGCCGTGATTATAGCGCTGAATTTGGCTCAGATAGCACCCTTTCGGTTGTGGTGAATGAAGCTATGGTAAAACGGATGGGGTGGGAAGATCCGATTGGACGAAGGATACAGACTAGTGGAAATGATACCCTCCCTATGTCCAAAGTGATCGGCGTAGTGAAGGATTTTCACCAACGCTCTTTATATGATCCGATTGAGGCCTTATTATTTTTTCCTCGCTTTAACAATGGCCAGGTGCACGTTCGCCTTGATCCACAAAACCCTACTGAGCTTTCTAAAACCATCGATTTTATCAATCAACAATGGCAGGAGGTTTTTCCTAATACGCCTTTCGAATTTGATTTTGTGGATGCTACTTTTATGGAATTATATGAAGCTGACCAGGTACGGGCACGCATCTTTACGCTTTTTAGTTTGCTTATGATCGTCGTAGCTTGTCTTGGGCTGTTAGGCTTGGCCTCTTTTACCGCTGCGCAGCGCACCAAGGAAATTGGGGTGCGAAGGGTTCTGGGCGCAAAGACAACAGATATAGTGTACCTGCTTACCCATAACTTTATCATTTTAGTGGCAGTGGCTGCTATTCCTGCTTTCGTTGCCGCTTTTTACTTTATGACCCAATGGTTGGATACCTTTAGCTATCATACCCATATGAACTATTGGATGTATGGTATTGCCTTTATGCTGGTGGTTTTAATCACCATGGCAACGACTAGTTATCATGCCTTAAAGGCAGCCAGTGGTAATCCGGTAGAAGCCTTGCGCTATGAGTAA
- a CDS encoding gliding motility-associated C-terminal domain-containing protein — protein MLLLVLCLPMAYVYSSKHSIPISPSNKDKLECKHTPGPSHEQLHHPYDPKLQSYYKSAPAELNTCENIGFELNDFSGWIGMTGENGEITANGIIPGRHTLTNRGGIDPVVPTLSTVAPGSHYSVRLGNDGTDYEVDRLTTSFQVTADNNLFSYQFAVVLEDPGHTPEEQPRFEIAAFDENGVLIPCTYYLVIAAEDIEGFQSLGDIRYRDWSTVSLDLSQYIGQKVTIRFTTVDCAKGGHFGYAYIDAECMVAELSIKCNDLAICENPAAFCADATSYTITAPPGFNNYHWNTGETTRAIKVEAPVPGALYSVSFNNFTSGEFGDCMISLDMTIPTPPPPPVIASDEQVYICRDAPIQLDAGADFSHYNWSNGLHTQTITIENIGDYSVTVTDAHGCRADKDINVSKGTNPQISVSKIDASCVGQADGSAAFTLLNHLEGIGVQWSTGANTPEIEGLSAGEYCLTVSDAIGCSVTECIQITTPPPLSIVTEPIDNPCYGFSDGRINIQTSGGVAPYLHAIGSNSFYPTNTFGGLAAGEYTVTVQDANGCTLSQRTHIQEPPELKVDAGADLFINLSETAALEAITNFPVEAYHWEGDFWENCQDCPDPSVRPFYSTIYKVTVTDATGCQATDQLNVFVAKPRNVFIPNGFSPNNDSSNDIFFINASEEVALIRSFQIYSRWGELIKELSEFQPNDPSFGWDGRHKGKLVNPGVYVYAAEIEFIDGVRMMFKGDVTLVR, from the coding sequence ATGCTCTTACTCGTCTTATGTCTGCCAATGGCGTATGTATATTCTTCTAAGCATAGCATACCCATTTCTCCGTCCAATAAGGATAAGCTTGAATGCAAGCACACACCTGGCCCTTCACATGAACAGTTACATCATCCTTATGACCCGAAACTCCAGTCATATTATAAATCAGCTCCTGCAGAACTTAATACCTGCGAAAATATTGGTTTCGAATTAAATGACTTTAGTGGCTGGATAGGGATGACCGGAGAAAATGGCGAAATCACGGCCAATGGCATTATTCCGGGTAGGCATACCCTGACCAACAGAGGCGGCATTGATCCGGTGGTTCCCACCCTTTCCACTGTTGCTCCCGGCAGCCATTATTCTGTCCGATTGGGAAATGACGGTACTGATTACGAAGTAGATCGCCTGACGACCTCCTTTCAGGTCACAGCTGATAACAATTTGTTTTCGTACCAGTTTGCCGTTGTCCTGGAAGACCCTGGCCATACGCCCGAGGAGCAACCACGTTTTGAAATTGCCGCCTTCGACGAAAATGGGGTTTTAATTCCTTGTACCTATTACCTTGTCATTGCGGCGGAAGATATTGAAGGTTTCCAATCACTGGGAGACATCCGCTACCGCGATTGGTCGACCGTTAGCCTCGATCTTTCCCAGTACATTGGCCAAAAGGTCACCATTCGTTTTACGACCGTAGACTGTGCTAAAGGGGGGCATTTTGGTTATGCCTATATCGATGCGGAATGTATGGTAGCTGAACTCAGCATCAAATGCAATGACCTGGCCATTTGTGAAAATCCAGCAGCATTTTGTGCAGATGCAACGAGTTATACCATCACAGCACCTCCTGGATTCAACAACTATCACTGGAATACGGGTGAAACCACGCGAGCTATTAAAGTGGAGGCACCAGTACCAGGTGCTTTGTATTCCGTTTCTTTCAACAATTTTACCTCCGGAGAATTTGGGGATTGTATGATCAGCCTTGACATGACTATTCCTACGCCGCCACCCCCGCCAGTCATAGCCAGCGATGAGCAGGTTTACATTTGTCGGGATGCTCCTATCCAACTGGATGCTGGAGCCGATTTTTCGCATTACAATTGGTCCAATGGCCTCCATACCCAAACGATTACCATTGAAAACATTGGAGACTACAGCGTTACCGTAACAGACGCCCATGGCTGTCGCGCCGACAAAGACATCAACGTCAGCAAAGGGACGAACCCGCAAATTAGCGTGTCCAAAATTGATGCTTCCTGTGTTGGTCAGGCTGACGGCAGTGCCGCTTTCACCCTCCTTAACCACCTGGAAGGCATTGGTGTACAATGGAGCACAGGCGCCAACACACCTGAGATCGAAGGCCTTAGCGCTGGCGAATATTGCCTAACGGTAAGCGACGCCATAGGTTGTTCTGTTACGGAATGTATCCAGATTACCACTCCGCCTCCCTTGTCGATCGTCACTGAACCCATAGATAATCCTTGCTACGGTTTCTCAGATGGACGAATAAATATCCAAACCAGTGGTGGGGTCGCGCCCTATCTACATGCCATCGGCTCCAATTCGTTTTATCCAACCAATACCTTTGGTGGTTTGGCAGCTGGGGAGTATACCGTGACGGTTCAGGATGCCAATGGCTGTACCCTCAGCCAACGAACCCACATCCAGGAGCCTCCTGAGTTGAAAGTAGATGCCGGAGCTGATCTTTTCATTAACTTGAGTGAAACGGCAGCGCTGGAAGCCATTACAAATTTCCCCGTAGAGGCCTACCACTGGGAAGGGGATTTCTGGGAAAACTGTCAGGACTGCCCAGATCCAAGTGTTCGCCCTTTTTACTCCACCATTTATAAAGTGACGGTCACAGACGCAACAGGTTGCCAGGCGACGGATCAGCTCAATGTTTTTGTAGCCAAACCCAGAAACGTCTTCATTCCCAATGGCTTTTCGCCTAATAATGACAGCAGTAATGATATCTTTTTCATCAATGCGAGTGAGGAAGTTGCGCTTATTCGTTCCTTCCAAATTTACAGCCGGTGGGGCGAATTGATCAAAGAGCTATCGGAATTTCAACCCAATGACCCCAGCTTTGGCTGGGACGGCCGCCACAAAGGCAAATTGGTCAATCCTGGGGTTTACGTATATGCTGCTGAGATTGAATTTATTGATGGGGTAAGGATGATGTTTAAAGGAGATGTGACCTTGGTGAGGTGA
- a CDS encoding DoxX family protein yields the protein MNKKTRNILLWVSRIIMGVGFLLASVGKLLHAPSIIKMFNEWGFPDQFYFLIGIIEIIGAILLLIPKTSKYAALGLIGLMIGASITHMLNDPIVELIRPLIFLMFLGMIVYLSRRQTD from the coding sequence ATGAATAAGAAAACAAGGAATATCTTATTATGGGTATCAAGAATAATTATGGGAGTAGGCTTCTTATTGGCAAGTGTGGGAAAATTACTTCACGCACCATCGATCATAAAAATGTTTAACGAATGGGGTTTTCCAGATCAATTTTATTTTCTGATTGGCATAATAGAAATAATAGGAGCAATTTTACTGCTCATTCCTAAAACATCAAAATATGCCGCTTTGGGATTAATCGGGCTTATGATCGGTGCCAGCATTACCCACATGCTTAATGACCCCATTGTAGAGTTAATTAGACCCCTTATCTTCCTAATGTTCTTGGGAATGATTGTATACTTAAGTAGAAGGCAAACCGATTAA